In the genome of Actinobacillus genomosp. 1, the window TCCAAACGCACAAAACTTACCGCAATGCGACTCCGACACAGTCTGTTCTTACTATCACTTCTAACGTGGTTTACGGTAAGAAAACTGGTAATACGCCTGACGGTCGTCGTTCTGGTGCTCCGTTTGGTCCTGGTGCAAACCCAATGCACGGTCGTGACCAAAAAGGTGCGGTTGCATCATTAACTTCTGTTGCGAAACTTCCGTTTGCTTATGCGAAAGACGGTATTTCATATACTTTCTCAATTGTACCGAACGCATTAGGTAAAGATTACGAAGCTCAAAAACGTAACCTTGCAGGCTTAATGGACGGTTACTTCCACCACGAAGCGACTGTTGAAGGCGGTCAGCACTTAAATGTAAACGTATTAAACCGTGAAACATTATTAGATGCGGTTGAACATCCGGAAAAATACCCGCAATTAACTATTCGTGTATCCGGTTATGCGGTACGTTTCAACTCTTTAACTAAAGAGCAACAAATGGACGTAATTACTCGTACATTTACCGAATCAATGTAATTTCTCTATTCATTATCAAAGCCGCCTTTACGGCGGCTTTTTATTGTTTATGTTAATTAAATATCTAACTATGCTAACTGTATTGTTAGCTTTACTTTATAACTTTTTATCTTTTTCCGATATATTAATTTATTTCGGTATGTTTTTATTCTTTATATCCTTAGTATGTAGAGTTCCACCAAAGAAAAATTCATTCGCTAAACTAGTAGGTAATTTTTATTTGAGGTCGTTAATTGAAATATGCTTATCTGGAATTACAACTTTAATTCTTTGTATGTGTATTGATGAGATTAATTCTGTAAAATCAGCAACAGCGATACTTATATCATTATGTCCTCTAATATTTGTTTTATCATATAAATTATATAATACTAAAAATAGTGATATTAACGAGTTTATTCTAAATAACATAGTATTACCCACTTTTATTGTTCTTGGTTATTATTTATATTTTCTCATTCCTAACGATATAATTGACATTACCTCCTTGAGTTCACAATATTTTTCAGATTTCTTTCTTGTTGCAATTTCATTTTTATACTTGTTTTTCATTTCTTCTTTACTTTTTTATTTTTTGTTACCGTTTCTAAATTTGGTAAATATGATTATAGAAATGTACGAATACAGAAATAAAATAAAAATATATAAAGAAGTAAAGATAAACTGTTTGAACAGTTCCATTTATATAATAACTCCAATTATTGTATTGATAATAAGTATTTGTAATTTAATAGATATAAAGGATAGGATAAGAACTACAGAATTTATTAAAGATTCACTCTATAATTTCTTTTATTTAGATATTCCTAAAATGTGTAATAATCCTTTTATTTACCCTGAAGATAAAATAATATTTATTGATTTGGATACTATTGCTGTTGCCTCAAAGACTTCAAAGTCATATGAGTTTTGGATATGGAAATGCCAAGTAAAATAGTAAAAATTTCGTGAAATTCAGCTACTTATAGCTTGATTTCTGCTAAAATATTTACAATTGAAATTCTTAAATTTATTCATTAAGGAAGTTTTATGACTTTTGCTCGCTACCACTCATACGAATCTTGCGGCACGGTTGATGGTCCGGGAATCCGCTTTATTCTGTTTTTACAAGGCTGTTTGATGCGTTGCAAATACTGCCATAACCGTGATACGTGGGATCTTGACGGCGGTAAAGAAATCAGTGTCGAAGATCTGATGAAAGAAGTGGTAACCTACAAGCACTTTATGAAAGCAACCGGTGGCGGTGTGACCGCATCTGGTGGTGAAGCCGTATTGCAGATGGAATTTGTAAGAGATTGGTTTAGAGCCTGTAAAGCGGAAGGCATTGATACTTGTTTAGATACCAACGGATTCGTACGCCATTATAGCCCGGTCGTTGATGAAATGCTTGAAGTGACCGATTTAGTAATGCTTGACTTAAAGCAGCTAAATGATGAAATTCACCAAGATTTAATCGGTGTATCGAATAAACGTACGCTTGATTTTGCTCGTTATTTGCAAAAATTAAATAAACGCACTTGGATTCGTTATGTTGTCGTACCGGGTTATACCGATGATGACGATTCCGCACACCGCTTAGGACAATTTATCCAGGGTATGCAAAATATTGAGAAAGTCGAGTTATTGCCATATCACCGCTTGGGCGCACATAAATGGGAAACACTCGGTTATAAATATGAATTGGAAGGCGTATTACCGCCTCCAAAAGAAACAATGGATCGTTTAAAAGCGATTATTGAAAGCTATGGACATATCGTCAAATACTAATCATTCAGCGGTCGGATTTAGTCTATTTTTGTAAAAAATGCACTAATTCCGTCCGCTTTTTATTTGAAGGACTTGATCTTTTCTCGCCTTAGCCTAATCATAATAACACTTTTTGACTAAACAAAAGGAATTAATAAACAATGTCCAATCCTCTTTTAAATTACACTGGTTTACCTGCATTTTCACAAATCAAACCGGAGCATATCCAACCTGCAGTAGAAGCAGTGATTAAAGAATGTCGCGATACTATTGAACAAGTTGCTCAAATCGAAAATCCGACTTGGGAAAATTTCTACATGCCGCAAGCCATTGCCGGTGATAAATTTGCGCGTGCATGGTCGCCTATCGGTCATCTAAACGGGGTAAAAAACTCGCCGGAACTACGTGAAGCTTATCAGGCTTGCTTACCGCTACTTTCCGAATACAGTACTTGGGCGGGACAACACCAAGGCTTATATCAAGGCTATGTAAAACTTAAAAACTCACCGGAGTTTGAGAGCTATTCGCTTGCACAGAAAAAAGCGATTGAAAACAGTCTACGTGATTTCGAACTTTCAGGGATTTCATTACCCGCAGATAAACAAAAACGTTATGGCGGAGTGTCTGCCCGTTTATCTGAACTCAGCTCGCAATTCAGTAATAATGTCCTTGATGCCACAATGGGCTGGGATATCGTGATCACAGACGAAGCACAGCTTCAAGGCTTGCCTGAATCCGCCTTAGAAGCGGCAAAACTTTCTGCGGAAAGCAAAGGTAAAAAAGGTTACCGCTTTACTTTAGAATTCCCAAGTTACTATCCGGTACTGACTTACTGCGAAAACCGTGAACTACGTGCGGCAATTTATAAAGAGTATGCAACCCGTGCTTCTGATCAAGGCTCAAATGCAGGCAAATGGGATAACTCAGCAAATATCGATGAGAAACTTAAATTACGCTTAGAAATGGCGCAATTATTAGGTTTTGAAACTTATGCTGATCTTTCTCTTGCTACCAAAATGGCGGAGAACCCGCAACAAGTTGTCGATTTCTTAGAAGATTTAGCCAAACGTTCAAAAGCACAAGGTGAAAAAGAATTAGCGGAACTACACGCCTTTGTTGAACAAGAATACGGCGTAACCGAACTTCAGCCGTGGGATATTGCATTCTATAGTGAAAAGCAAAAACAAGCGTTATATGCAATCAATGATGAAGAACTTCGCCCTTATTTCCCGGAAGATCGCGTACTTTCAGGCTTATTTGAATTAATGAAACGTATTTTCGGCTTACGAATCGAAGAAAAATTCGGTATTGATACTTGGCACGAAGACGTGCGTTTCTTCCAAATTTACGATGAGCAAAACGAAGAACGCGGTGCATTCTATTTAGATTTATACGCACGTGAAAATAAACGTGGCGGTGCGTGGATGGACGATTGTATCAACCAAAAACGTTTAGCGGACGGATCATTACAAAAACCGGTAGCATACTTAACTTGTAACTTTAATAAACCGATTGGCGATAAGCCGGCACTCTTTACACATGACGAAGTCACTACGTTATTCCATGAGTTCGGTCACGGTATCCATCATATGCTAACCCAAATTGATGTCGGTGATGTTGCGGGGATCAACGGTGTGCCATGGGATGCGGTGGAATTACCGAGCCAATTCTTAGAAAACTGGTGTTGGGAAGCGGAAGCACTTGAATTTATTTCGGGGCATTATCAAACCGGCGAACCGTTACCGAAAGATAAATTAACCCAGTTACTCAAGGCGAAAAACTT includes:
- the pflA gene encoding pyruvate formate lyase 1-activating protein, encoding MTFARYHSYESCGTVDGPGIRFILFLQGCLMRCKYCHNRDTWDLDGGKEISVEDLMKEVVTYKHFMKATGGGVTASGGEAVLQMEFVRDWFRACKAEGIDTCLDTNGFVRHYSPVVDEMLEVTDLVMLDLKQLNDEIHQDLIGVSNKRTLDFARYLQKLNKRTWIRYVVVPGYTDDDDSAHRLGQFIQGMQNIEKVELLPYHRLGAHKWETLGYKYELEGVLPPPKETMDRLKAIIESYGHIVKY
- the prlC gene encoding oligopeptidase A yields the protein MSNPLLNYTGLPAFSQIKPEHIQPAVEAVIKECRDTIEQVAQIENPTWENFYMPQAIAGDKFARAWSPIGHLNGVKNSPELREAYQACLPLLSEYSTWAGQHQGLYQGYVKLKNSPEFESYSLAQKKAIENSLRDFELSGISLPADKQKRYGGVSARLSELSSQFSNNVLDATMGWDIVITDEAQLQGLPESALEAAKLSAESKGKKGYRFTLEFPSYYPVLTYCENRELRAAIYKEYATRASDQGSNAGKWDNSANIDEKLKLRLEMAQLLGFETYADLSLATKMAENPQQVVDFLEDLAKRSKAQGEKELAELHAFVEQEYGVTELQPWDIAFYSEKQKQALYAINDEELRPYFPEDRVLSGLFELMKRIFGLRIEEKFGIDTWHEDVRFFQIYDEQNEERGAFYLDLYARENKRGGAWMDDCINQKRLADGSLQKPVAYLTCNFNKPIGDKPALFTHDEVTTLFHEFGHGIHHMLTQIDVGDVAGINGVPWDAVELPSQFLENWCWEAEALEFISGHYQTGEPLPKDKLTQLLKAKNFQAAMFVLRQLEFGLFDFRLHLAQPREGLVLDTLKAVKADVAVVRTPEWVRTPHSFSHIFAGGYAAGYYSYLWAEVLSADAFAKFEEDGIFNRATGQSYLDNILTRGGSEEPMVLFERFRGRKPTLDALLRHKGIAN